The DNA window CTTGAACCCCGACGACGCCCGGGCGCTCAACCTCGGCGCGACGATCTGGTCAAACCTCGGCCAGCAGGAGAAGGCGCTGGAATGGGCGCGCAAATCTCTCGTCATCGACAAGGAAGATCCACAGCTGCTGTACAACGTCGCCTGTGTCTATGCCATTGAGGGAATGAAGGACGACGCGATCATGACGCTCGAGCGCGCGATCGACAAAGGATACGGCCACAAGGAGTGGATCGAGCACGACTCTGATTTGAATTCACTGCGAAGCGACAAGCGGTTTCAGGCGCTTCTCGAGCGAATGTAAAAGACCCGCTTCCCGTTGCGCGTACCTGCACAACCACCAACCACGGAGCTCCGATGCAGACTCGAATCATCTTGATGCTTGCAGTAACCGCTGTAACGACAACTGCCTGCAGCAAGCCAGCAGACACCACCGCGGACACCGGAATGGCTGCGCAGGGCGTCATTACACCCCCGGCCCATAGAGCTGCTGAAGAGGCTGCGATCAAGGAGGCGGACGCAGAATTCTTCACTGCCGTGAACGCCAGGAATGCGGCTGCGGCTGCCGAGACCTACTCCGATGACGCCGTCTACATGGAGGCGGGCTCACCCGCGATCACCGGCAAAGACGCGATCAGGAAACACCTCGAAAATCTCGTGAAGCTGCCCCAGCTCGCGATGTCGGGCGAAGCAATCGACATCAAGTTCTCGGATGACGGGACCGTTGCCTACGAGACGGGAAAGTATTCTCTAGGGTATGCTGACGCGAAAGGCAATCCGGTGAAGGATGAAGGCAAATACCTTATCGTCTGGCGAAAGTTCGACGGAACGTGGAAAACCGTTGCCGAGTCCAATAACTCGGACAAGGCTCCCGCCCAGTAACTCTCGAGAGAGAGCCGAGCGTGACGGTTTCCGCTCGGCTCTCCTCTACCACCCCAGTACAAGAGCGAAAATCAGAGGAGCGACGATCGTTGCATCGCTCTCGATCACGAATTTCGGCGTATCCACAGCCAGCTTTCCCCACGTGATCTTTTCGTTCGGCACGGCGCCTGAATACGATCCGTAGCTGGTCGTCGAATCGGAGATCTGGCAGAAATAGCCCCACACCGGAACGTTGTCGCGCTGCAGATCCTGGTGCAGCATCGGAACCACGCAGATCGGGAAATCCCCGGCGATTCCCCCGCCGATCTGGAAGAATCCAATCGATCCGTCAGTGGAAGCCCCGGTGTACCAGTCGGCGAGCTCCATCATGTATTCGATTCCGGTCCGCACCGTGTGCACCTTCTTCACATCGCCCGCGATGCAGTGCGCCGCGTACATGTTGCCGAGCGTCGAATCCTCCCATCCGGGAACGAACATGGGGAGGTTCCTTTCCGCCGCGGCTACCATCCAGGAGTCACTCGGATCGATCTGATAACTTCCTTCGAGCGAGCCGTTGCGAAGAATCCGGTACATGAATTCGTGCGGAAAATACCGCTCTCCAGCGCGATCGGCGCGCATCCACTCGTCGAGCACGACCTGCTCGATGCGCCGCATGGCCTCCATTTCAGGAATGCACGTGTCGGTGACGCGGTTCAGATGACGCGCGAGAAGCGAAGCCTCGTCTTCGGGCGTTAGATCGCGGTAGTTAGGCAGGCGCTCATAGTGGTCATGCGCGACGAGGTTGAAGATGTCCTCCTCGAGGTTCGCGCCGGTGCATGTTATCGCCTGAACCTTGTCCTGACGGATCATCTCGGCGAGCGAAATTCCGAGCTCGGCTGTGCTCATCGCGCCGGCAATCGTCATGAACATCTTGCCGCCGTCCTCCAGATGCGCGGAGTACGCGTCGGCGGCATCCACGAGGGTTGCGGCGTTGAAGTGACGGAACTGGTGCCTGATGAATTGCGATACTGCGCCGTCGGCCTTGCGCGCAGTCGACGTTCGCGGTTTGCGCGGCGCCTCGACGGTTCGGGCATGAGTGTGCGTCATGCAGATGATGTTAACGGCCGCCGTGCTCTCCAGTCAACGAGCGATCGAGTGGATATTTTGCGTGTGCCGATGCACAATTCCGCGGCGTTTCACTTCGCTTGACGAGAGGGGGCATGACCGCAACCGGAACGGAACGATCGCTCGTGACAATAGCCGACATCAGAGGTGCTGCCGAGGTGCTTTCGCCGGTTGCCGTGCGTACGCCTCTGCTGCGCGACGACGTTCTTGGTGAACGCCTCGGAGTCGAATTATGGCATAAAGCCGAGCCACTTCAGCTCAGCGGGTCGTTCAAATTCCGTGGGGCGTATTGCTTTGTCGCGAGTCTCGACGCGACTGTGAGGGCTCGTGGAGTGGTTGCGCCGTCTTCCGGCAATCACGGCCAGGGCGTTGCGATGGCCGCTCGCCTCTTCGGC is part of the Gemmatimonadaceae bacterium genome and encodes:
- a CDS encoding SgcJ/EcaC family oxidoreductase, yielding MQTRIILMLAVTAVTTTACSKPADTTADTGMAAQGVITPPAHRAAEEAAIKEADAEFFTAVNARNAAAAAETYSDDAVYMEAGSPAITGKDAIRKHLENLVKLPQLAMSGEAIDIKFSDDGTVAYETGKYSLGYADAKGNPVKDEGKYLIVWRKFDGTWKTVAESNNSDKAPAQ
- a CDS encoding deoxyhypusine synthase family protein, with product MTHTHARTVEAPRKPRTSTARKADGAVSQFIRHQFRHFNAATLVDAADAYSAHLEDGGKMFMTIAGAMSTAELGISLAEMIRQDKVQAITCTGANLEEDIFNLVAHDHYERLPNYRDLTPEDEASLLARHLNRVTDTCIPEMEAMRRIEQVVLDEWMRADRAGERYFPHEFMYRILRNGSLEGSYQIDPSDSWMVAAAERNLPMFVPGWEDSTLGNMYAAHCIAGDVKKVHTVRTGIEYMMELADWYTGASTDGSIGFFQIGGGIAGDFPICVVPMLHQDLQRDNVPVWGYFCQISDSTTSYGSYSGAVPNEKITWGKLAVDTPKFVIESDATIVAPLIFALVLGW